The following proteins come from a genomic window of Streptomyces sp. Sge12:
- a CDS encoding VOC family protein, producing the protein MLTIGTIVMGAEDVRRAADFWSRALGYVPRDGEVDEDWTVLVPADGAGPGLALGRSVTPVQERPRVHLDLYAADAAEQEAEVARLVALGARHVDWDSYPQDPDFVVLADPEGNRFCVIDAAHG; encoded by the coding sequence ATGCTGACCATAGGAACGATCGTCATGGGTGCCGAGGACGTACGGCGGGCCGCGGACTTCTGGAGCCGGGCGCTCGGGTACGTACCGCGGGACGGGGAGGTGGACGAGGACTGGACCGTCCTGGTCCCGGCGGACGGGGCCGGCCCGGGTCTGGCGCTCGGCCGCAGCGTCACGCCCGTACAGGAGCGTCCGCGCGTTCACCTCGACCTGTACGCGGCGGACGCGGCCGAGCAGGAGGCCGAGGTGGCGCGGCTGGTGGCGCTCGGTGCGCGCCACGTCGACTGGGACTCGTATCCGCAGGACCCCGACTTCGTGGTGCTGGCCGACCCCGAGGGCAACCGCTTCTGCGTCATCGACGCCGCGCACGGCTGA
- a CDS encoding cellulose binding domain-containing protein — translation MGSTVGHRRRTSRTAKVTGAIVAAAVIGGAAFALTGTAQATSVGAVYTKSSSWSGGYTGQYVITNSTGQARSDWTLQFDLPAGTKIDSLWNGTHTVSGRRVTVKPAAWNAQLAAGASVTVGFVASGTGTLGDPTGCLIDGVKCSVDQGATAQPSGRPTARPTVTASPAPTAPVTSAAPTGTTSPSPTATVPTPAPGGGGARFAPYVDTSLYPAYDLLDTATKTGVKEFHLAFITSGGSCAPLWGGVTDLASDKVAAQIGALRAKGGDVRVSFGGAAGHELALNCATVDELAAAYGKVVDQYRLTKVDFDIEGAALPDTAANARRAQAIARLQKSHPGLDVAFTLPVMPEGLTQPGVALLADAKKNGVRVDAVNIMAMDYGPAYSGDMGQYAVQAATATQAQIKGVLGLSDAAAWKAVAVTPMIGVNDVTSEIFTVADATQLVEFAASKGIGRLAMWSSTRDKQCAAGAVNHADATCSSILQQPLAFTRAFSALK, via the coding sequence ATGGGCAGCACAGTCGGGCACCGGCGCAGGACGAGTCGTACGGCGAAGGTCACGGGCGCGATCGTGGCCGCGGCGGTGATCGGTGGAGCGGCCTTCGCCCTCACCGGAACCGCCCAGGCGACCTCCGTCGGCGCCGTGTACACGAAGTCCAGCTCGTGGAGCGGCGGTTACACCGGCCAGTACGTCATCACCAACAGCACGGGGCAGGCCCGGTCGGACTGGACCCTCCAGTTCGACCTGCCGGCCGGCACGAAGATCGACTCTCTCTGGAACGGCACCCACACGGTTTCCGGGCGTCGCGTCACCGTCAAGCCCGCCGCCTGGAACGCGCAGCTGGCCGCCGGGGCTTCCGTCACCGTCGGCTTCGTCGCAAGTGGCACCGGTACGCTCGGCGACCCGACCGGGTGCCTGATCGACGGGGTGAAGTGCTCGGTCGACCAGGGCGCCACCGCTCAGCCCAGTGGGCGCCCCACCGCCCGGCCCACCGTCACCGCGAGCCCGGCGCCGACCGCGCCCGTGACGTCGGCCGCGCCCACCGGCACCACGTCGCCCTCCCCCACGGCCACGGTCCCCACCCCCGCTCCCGGGGGCGGAGGCGCGCGCTTCGCCCCGTACGTGGACACCTCGCTGTACCCCGCGTACGACCTGCTCGACACCGCGACGAAGACCGGCGTGAAGGAGTTCCACCTCGCCTTCATCACCTCCGGCGGCAGCTGCGCACCGCTGTGGGGCGGCGTGACCGACCTCGCGAGCGACAAGGTCGCCGCCCAGATCGGTGCGCTGCGCGCCAAGGGCGGCGACGTGCGGGTGTCGTTCGGCGGGGCCGCCGGACACGAACTGGCCCTGAACTGCGCCACCGTGGACGAGCTCGCCGCCGCGTACGGCAAGGTCGTCGACCAGTACCGGCTCACGAAGGTCGACTTCGACATCGAGGGCGCCGCCCTGCCGGACACCGCGGCCAACGCCCGCCGCGCACAGGCCATCGCCCGGCTCCAGAAGTCCCACCCGGGCCTGGACGTCGCCTTCACCCTGCCCGTGATGCCCGAGGGCCTCACCCAGCCGGGCGTGGCGCTGCTGGCCGACGCCAAGAAGAACGGCGTACGGGTCGACGCCGTCAACATCATGGCGATGGACTACGGCCCGGCGTACAGCGGGGACATGGGCCAGTACGCCGTCCAGGCGGCGACGGCCACGCAGGCGCAGATCAAGGGCGTGCTCGGGCTCTCCGACGCGGCGGCGTGGAAGGCCGTGGCCGTCACACCGATGATCGGTGTGAACGATGTCACGAGCGAGATCTTCACGGTGGCGGACGCGACGCAGCTCGTGGAGTTCGCGGCGTCGAAGGGGATCGGCCGACTGGCCATGTGGTCCTCCACGCGCGACAAGCAGTGCGCGGCGGGCGCCGTCAACCACGCCGACGCGACGTGCAGTTCGATCCTCCAGCAGCCCTTGGCCTTCACCAGGGCGTTCTCGGCGCTCAAGTAG
- a CDS encoding VOC family protein, with protein sequence MVSVVQNVAIDCSDAYGLARFWSEATGCPLHPESRPGDRETQVMLPEGPLLYFNQVPEPKTVKNRIHLCLRPTTSREEEVERLLRLGATLVADRREPGGAGWAVLADPEGNEFCVLRSQSDRAGA encoded by the coding sequence ATGGTTTCGGTGGTGCAGAACGTAGCGATCGACTGTTCGGATGCCTATGGGCTGGCCCGCTTCTGGAGCGAAGCGACCGGTTGCCCGCTTCATCCGGAGTCCCGCCCGGGCGACCGGGAGACCCAGGTGATGCTTCCCGAGGGCCCGCTGCTGTACTTCAACCAAGTGCCGGAGCCGAAGACCGTGAAGAACCGGATCCACTTGTGCCTGCGTCCGACGACCTCGCGCGAGGAGGAGGTCGAACGGCTGCTGCGTCTCGGAGCCACCCTGGTCGCCGATCGGCGGGAACCCGGCGGCGCCGGCTGGGCGGTCCTCGCCGACCCCGAGGGCAACGAGTTCTGTGTCCTGCGGAGCCAGTCCGATCGCGCGGGGGCATGA
- a CDS encoding maleylpyruvate isomerase family mycothiol-dependent enzyme, with product MEKNLEFPDLLRLIDERSIAFRAAVAAAPSLDAQVPTCPEWTLFDLVKHLGGGDRFWAAIVGAGPADAPPAEAAAARAALEVPREREALLAWLAASTQLLLSALREAGSEGGCWTWWPASQSPQTSGAVARHRAQETAVHTYDVRLTGGAPQPLPVELALDGVEEFLFTVCGTPSAWPHKPTAFDFHASEGRSWRLTVDGDGARSTRIPAPTAATGEASDAAGASVHGTASELVLYLYDRIRADSLHVDGDAGLLDLLRAWEPEEK from the coding sequence GTGGAAAAGAATCTTGAGTTCCCCGACCTGCTGCGACTGATCGATGAACGGTCGATCGCCTTCCGCGCCGCGGTCGCCGCCGCGCCCAGTCTCGACGCACAGGTACCGACCTGCCCCGAGTGGACGCTGTTCGATCTGGTGAAGCACCTGGGTGGGGGAGACCGTTTCTGGGCCGCCATCGTCGGCGCGGGGCCTGCCGACGCTCCCCCGGCCGAGGCCGCCGCTGCGCGCGCCGCTCTGGAAGTGCCGCGGGAGCGTGAGGCCCTGCTGGCCTGGCTGGCCGCGTCCACGCAGCTTCTGCTGAGCGCCCTGCGCGAGGCAGGCTCGGAGGGCGGTTGCTGGACGTGGTGGCCTGCGTCGCAGTCACCGCAGACCTCCGGCGCTGTCGCCCGGCACCGGGCCCAGGAGACCGCGGTGCACACGTACGACGTCCGGCTCACCGGGGGCGCCCCGCAGCCGCTGCCGGTCGAGCTGGCACTCGACGGTGTGGAGGAGTTCCTGTTCACCGTCTGCGGAACGCCGAGTGCCTGGCCGCACAAGCCCACGGCCTTCGACTTCCACGCCTCCGAGGGCCGCTCCTGGCGTCTCACGGTCGACGGCGACGGCGCACGCTCCACCCGCATCCCCGCGCCCACTGCCGCGACCGGCGAGGCCTCGGACGCGGCCGGCGCCTCCGTCCACGGCACGGCCAGTGAGTTGGTCCTCTACTTGTACGACCGTATCCGGGCCGACTCGTTGCACGTCGACGGGGACGCAGGGCTGCTCGACCTGCTCCGCGCCTGGGAGCCGGAGGAGAAGTAG
- a CDS encoding class I SAM-dependent methyltransferase: MVEHDVLSATRAAYDAAAATYAELFRDSLRDSPLDRAVLGVFAEAVRTGGGGRVADLGCGPGHITAHLDGLGLAAYGVDVSPTMIELARQAYPGLQFDVGSMAALNIDDGGLGGVLSRWSIIHTPPEELPAVLAEFHRVLAPGGHLLIGFSASEGPTRPTQVYDHAVAPAYRWAPDHLAAMLRACGLAEVARTIRAPQPTDRRQFQEVQLLARKTPGQPT, encoded by the coding sequence ATGGTCGAACACGATGTCCTCAGCGCCACCCGCGCGGCCTACGACGCCGCTGCCGCCACCTATGCGGAGCTGTTCCGCGACAGCCTGCGGGACAGCCCCCTGGACCGTGCCGTCCTGGGTGTCTTCGCCGAGGCCGTACGCACCGGTGGGGGCGGCCGGGTCGCGGACCTGGGGTGCGGGCCCGGCCATATCACCGCCCATCTGGACGGGCTGGGGCTGGCGGCGTACGGAGTCGACGTCTCTCCCACGATGATCGAGCTGGCTCGACAGGCCTATCCGGGCCTGCAGTTCGACGTGGGCTCCATGGCCGCGTTGAACATCGACGACGGCGGGCTCGGCGGCGTGCTGTCACGCTGGTCCATCATCCACACTCCACCGGAGGAACTCCCCGCCGTCCTCGCCGAGTTCCATCGTGTGCTGGCGCCCGGCGGCCACCTTCTGATCGGCTTCTCGGCGAGCGAGGGCCCCACTCGCCCGACGCAGGTCTACGATCACGCGGTCGCACCCGCCTATCGATGGGCGCCCGACCACCTCGCCGCGATGCTGCGCGCATGCGGGTTGGCCGAGGTGGCCCGGACGATTCGCGCGCCGCAGCCCACCGACCGACGGCAGTTCCAGGAAGTCCAGCTGCTCGCACGCAAAACCCCGGGACAGCCCACCTGA
- a CDS encoding ATP-binding protein, whose protein sequence is MLVLDSSRTNTALARRAARRFLQASCPWADVNDVLLVVSELLGNAVRHTEGAWLLRMSCRREGLVVEVHDSSRTLPAPRPGDPENGGGFGWGIVQQLASSVTVRPHRTGKSVQAVWYPALQAQAA, encoded by the coding sequence ATGCTCGTCCTCGACTCCTCCCGCACGAACACCGCGCTGGCGCGCCGCGCCGCCCGGCGCTTCCTGCAGGCCAGCTGTCCGTGGGCCGACGTGAACGACGTGCTGCTCGTGGTGAGCGAGCTGCTGGGCAATGCGGTCCGCCACACGGAGGGCGCCTGGCTGCTGCGGATGTCCTGCCGGCGTGAGGGCCTCGTTGTGGAGGTCCACGACAGCAGTCGCACGCTCCCGGCGCCGCGGCCCGGCGACCCCGAAAACGGGGGCGGGTTCGGCTGGGGCATCGTGCAGCAGCTGGCCTCGTCCGTGACCGTGCGGCCCCACCGGACCGGAAAGTCGGTACAGGCCGTCTGGTACCCGGCTCTGCAGGCGCAGGCAGCTTGA
- a CDS encoding PadR family transcriptional regulator, giving the protein MTRTAFYVLTALAGGPRHGYGIVQETAALSEGQVQLRIGTLYGVLERLAAEGVIEPDREEAHRGRLRRYYRLTGAGEAALGAEAALMASGAQAATRRLAARHAARRGR; this is encoded by the coding sequence ATGACGCGTACGGCCTTCTACGTACTGACCGCTCTGGCCGGCGGCCCACGGCACGGCTACGGCATCGTCCAGGAGACCGCGGCCCTGTCCGAGGGGCAGGTGCAGCTGCGCATCGGGACGCTCTACGGAGTGCTGGAGCGGCTGGCGGCCGAGGGAGTCATCGAGCCGGACCGCGAGGAGGCCCATCGGGGCCGGCTCCGCCGGTACTACCGCCTGACCGGCGCGGGAGAGGCGGCGCTCGGCGCGGAAGCCGCGCTCATGGCATCGGGCGCACAGGCCGCGACCCGGCGACTCGCCGCCCGGCACGCTGCCCGCCGAGGACGGTGA
- a CDS encoding chaplin — MSRVLKSAGLALVLGLAVIGGASSASADATAEGIAAGSPGVLSGNLIQIPVHVPINLCGNSINVIGALNPAAGNTCINA; from the coding sequence GTGTCGCGTGTTCTGAAGAGTGCGGGTCTCGCTCTGGTGCTGGGCCTGGCGGTCATCGGAGGTGCGTCGTCGGCGTCGGCGGACGCCACCGCCGAGGGCATCGCGGCCGGCTCGCCCGGCGTGCTTTCGGGCAACCTGATCCAGATCCCGGTTCACGTCCCGATCAACCTGTGCGGCAACAGCATCAACGTGATCGGCGCGCTGAACCCGGCCGCCGGCAACACCTGCATCAACGCCTGA
- a CDS encoding hydroxyacid dehydrogenase — protein sequence MSLRRPRILLAMSPELRPRLLDAATARRLCEVASLDTELVLDDFERPGGAVVTALAEAEVLLTCWGAPAVDARVLAAAPRLRAVVHAAGSVKQLITAACWERGIVVSSAAAANSAPVAEYTVAMVLLSNKRVMQLREEYRGVRGRPHDWHLRYAHAGNYRRTVGVVGASRIGRRVIELLRPYDLEPVLYDPYVSAEEAAGLGVRAVGLDELCRVSDVVSLHAPELPRTRSMIDRRRLGLMRDGATLINTARGSLVDTAALTDEVASGRLHAVIDVTEPEVLPAGSPLYDLPNVLLTPHIAGSLGNELRRLADSAIQEIARYAAGLPFAHPVHREDLDRTA from the coding sequence ATGTCCCTTCGCCGCCCGCGGATCCTGCTCGCGATGTCGCCGGAGCTGCGGCCCCGGCTGCTGGACGCCGCCACCGCCCGTCGACTGTGCGAAGTGGCTTCGCTCGACACGGAGTTGGTCCTCGACGATTTCGAGCGGCCGGGGGGAGCGGTGGTTACCGCCCTGGCGGAGGCTGAGGTTCTGCTCACCTGCTGGGGCGCGCCGGCCGTCGACGCCCGGGTGCTCGCCGCCGCGCCCCGGCTTCGGGCCGTCGTCCATGCCGCCGGATCCGTCAAGCAGCTGATCACCGCTGCCTGTTGGGAGCGCGGCATCGTCGTCTCCTCCGCCGCGGCGGCCAACTCCGCGCCCGTGGCCGAGTACACCGTGGCCATGGTCCTGCTCTCCAACAAGCGGGTGATGCAACTGCGCGAGGAGTACCGCGGCGTGCGCGGCCGCCCGCACGACTGGCACCTGCGCTACGCGCACGCGGGGAACTACCGCCGCACCGTCGGTGTCGTCGGCGCGTCCCGGATCGGCCGCCGGGTGATCGAGCTCCTGCGCCCGTACGATCTCGAACCCGTCCTTTACGACCCGTACGTGAGCGCGGAGGAGGCCGCGGGCCTCGGCGTCCGCGCCGTCGGGCTCGACGAGCTCTGCCGGGTGTCCGACGTCGTCAGCCTCCACGCGCCGGAGCTGCCCCGGACCCGGTCGATGATCGACCGCCGGCGGCTGGGGCTGATGCGCGACGGCGCCACGCTCATCAACACGGCCCGCGGCTCCCTCGTGGACACGGCCGCGCTCACGGACGAGGTGGCCTCCGGCCGGTTGCACGCCGTCATCGACGTCACGGAGCCGGAGGTGCTGCCCGCCGGATCCCCGCTGTACGACCTGCCGAACGTACTGCTCACCCCGCACATCGCGGGCTCCCTCGGCAACGAACTCCGCCGGCTGGCCGATTCCGCGATCCAGGAGATCGCCCGCTACGCCGCCGGCCTGCCCTTCGCGCACCCGGTGCACCGCGAGGACCTCGACCGGACCGCCTGA
- a CDS encoding NUDIX hydrolase — MSINSTDSTDSTEPKGTAALLVNPRGQYLLHLRDANKPEICDPGTWSIPGGGREGNESAHEAIVRELKEETGLTVPLEPFTVVDCTSPDGREKGQIQVYLGAWDGDADGLPLGEGIMLRWFDAATTAHLTMCSWTQEVIDLHRAGTSAPAAVAGSRACPNVIGVHLYLEREGRVLLGLRHPDSPFGASHHHFLAGHCERESAIACLIREAREEAGLRIAAADLELVHTVHVVDPPGSRPRMQLVFRAHRWEGTAEVREPDKCVGWAWWPADALPQPIVPYARAAIEGIRGGRRYTELGWS; from the coding sequence ATGTCCATCAATTCCACCGATTCCACCGATTCCACCGAACCGAAGGGCACCGCCGCACTGCTGGTCAACCCGCGCGGCCAGTACCTGCTGCACCTGCGCGACGCGAACAAGCCGGAGATCTGCGACCCGGGGACGTGGAGCATCCCGGGCGGCGGCCGCGAGGGGAACGAGAGCGCGCACGAGGCGATCGTGCGGGAGCTGAAGGAGGAGACGGGCCTGACGGTGCCGCTGGAGCCGTTCACCGTGGTCGACTGCACCAGTCCCGACGGGAGGGAGAAGGGGCAGATCCAGGTGTACCTCGGCGCCTGGGACGGCGACGCCGACGGCCTCCCGCTCGGCGAAGGGATCATGCTGCGCTGGTTCGACGCGGCAACGACCGCGCACCTGACGATGTGTTCGTGGACGCAAGAGGTCATCGACCTGCACCGGGCCGGGACATCGGCGCCCGCCGCGGTCGCCGGCAGCCGGGCCTGCCCCAATGTCATCGGGGTCCACCTCTACCTGGAACGCGAGGGCCGGGTCCTGCTCGGGCTCCGGCATCCCGACTCGCCCTTCGGCGCGTCGCACCACCACTTCCTCGCCGGGCACTGCGAGCGGGAGTCCGCCATCGCCTGCCTGATCCGCGAAGCCCGGGAGGAGGCAGGTCTGCGGATCGCGGCGGCGGACCTCGAACTCGTGCACACCGTGCACGTGGTGGACCCGCCGGGCTCCCGGCCGCGCATGCAACTGGTCTTCCGCGCACACCGATGGGAGGGAACGGCGGAGGTCCGCGAGCCGGACAAGTGCGTCGGCTGGGCCTGGTGGCCGGCGGACGCATTGCCGCAGCCGATCGTGCCGTACGCCAGGGCGGCGATCGAGGGCATTCGCGGCGGCCGCCGCTATACGGAGCTGGGCTGGTCCTGA
- a CDS encoding HD domain-containing protein: protein MTPSNALSRALHAPADPPLRPLPPPVVELLESLDAPPRLAAHLRSVHDVAVQLVEWLEHRHPEIVVDREAVLFGAATHDIGKTVHTAELSEPGSLHEEAGRELLLAHGFVPDLARFAGTHGSWSAPGTTLEELLVSTADKVWKNKRVPELEDLLSSRLAQATGAKSWEAYLALDDLLARIGGGADGRLAHQASFPVHG from the coding sequence GTGACCCCGTCGAACGCCCTGTCCCGGGCCCTGCACGCTCCGGCCGATCCACCGCTGCGGCCGCTCCCGCCGCCGGTGGTGGAACTCCTCGAATCCCTCGACGCACCGCCACGACTGGCCGCCCACCTGCGGTCCGTTCATGACGTGGCGGTGCAGCTGGTCGAGTGGCTGGAGCACCGGCATCCGGAGATCGTCGTCGACCGCGAGGCCGTTCTCTTCGGTGCGGCGACCCACGACATCGGCAAGACCGTGCACACCGCCGAGTTGTCGGAGCCCGGGTCCCTGCACGAGGAGGCGGGCCGGGAGTTGCTGCTGGCCCACGGGTTCGTTCCGGACCTGGCCCGCTTCGCCGGGACCCACGGCTCGTGGTCGGCTCCCGGTACGACGCTCGAAGAGCTGCTGGTGAGCACGGCCGACAAGGTCTGGAAGAACAAACGCGTCCCGGAGCTGGAGGACCTGCTGAGCTCGCGCCTGGCGCAAGCCACGGGCGCGAAAAGCTGGGAGGCGTACCTCGCGCTCGACGATCTGCTCGCGCGGATCGGCGGCGGGGCCGACGGCCGGCTCGCCCACCAGGCGTCCTTCCCGGTCCACGGATAG
- a CDS encoding GNAT family N-acetyltransferase — MITPAPIPPVVPAGRMAGAEQPVLALPGGWELRPWQPGDAGALLAASQDPAIRLWNRLVVNSAAEAAERIERMQHRWRAELSAMWAIARPGGEAAGLIGWGDIDLAGGSAEIVYWLLPAARGAGVALGATERVTRWALDDLGLHRLRLCHAVTNTASCRVADKAGYALEGTMRSALLHADGWHDQHLHALIQD, encoded by the coding sequence ATGATCACTCCCGCGCCGATACCGCCCGTCGTTCCCGCAGGCCGCATGGCCGGGGCGGAACAGCCCGTACTCGCACTGCCCGGCGGATGGGAGCTGCGCCCCTGGCAGCCCGGCGACGCCGGCGCCCTGCTGGCCGCGAGCCAGGACCCGGCGATCCGGCTGTGGAACCGCCTGGTGGTGAACTCGGCGGCCGAAGCGGCCGAGCGGATCGAGCGCATGCAGCACCGGTGGCGGGCCGAGCTCAGCGCGATGTGGGCCATCGCCCGGCCGGGCGGCGAGGCGGCGGGCCTGATCGGCTGGGGCGACATCGACCTGGCCGGAGGCAGCGCCGAGATCGTCTACTGGCTGCTGCCCGCGGCCCGCGGCGCGGGCGTTGCCCTCGGGGCGACCGAGCGGGTCACCCGGTGGGCGCTCGACGATCTCGGCCTGCACCGCCTGCGGTTGTGCCACGCGGTGACCAACACCGCCTCCTGCCGGGTCGCCGACAAGGCCGGGTACGCCCTCGAAGGCACCATGCGCAGCGCCCTGCTGCACGCCGACGGCTGGCACGACCAGCACCTGCACGCCCTGATCCAGGACTAG
- a CDS encoding DUF7144 family membrane protein has protein sequence MGQPTPTGGNWNTGPAPGNTPRVSGDDSGSTGNVGTMFAAVLLLVVGCLAIFQGIAAIAKDDVYARIGSYVFEFDLTAWGWIHLIVGIIVVLTGVGLFAGSNVARGAGIALAAISVILNFMWLPYQPWWSIIIIAIDVWIIWALCTSWTPSTAD, from the coding sequence ATGGGCCAGCCGACACCGACCGGGGGAAACTGGAACACCGGCCCTGCGCCGGGCAACACCCCGAGGGTCTCGGGCGACGACAGCGGGAGCACGGGGAACGTGGGCACGATGTTCGCCGCGGTCCTCCTCCTGGTGGTCGGGTGCCTCGCGATCTTCCAGGGCATCGCGGCCATCGCCAAGGACGACGTCTACGCCCGGATCGGAAGCTACGTCTTCGAATTCGACCTGACGGCGTGGGGATGGATCCATCTCATCGTCGGAATCATCGTCGTCCTGACCGGAGTGGGCCTGTTCGCCGGATCGAACGTGGCGAGGGGCGCGGGTATCGCACTCGCCGCGATCAGCGTGATCCTCAACTTCATGTGGCTGCCGTACCAGCCCTGGTGGTCGATCATCATCATCGCGATCGACGTGTGGATCATCTGGGCGCTGTGCACGAGCTGGACGCCCTCCACCGCAGACTGA